From the genome of Antennarius striatus isolate MH-2024 chromosome 19, ASM4005453v1, whole genome shotgun sequence, one region includes:
- the LOC137613386 gene encoding tigger transposable element-derived protein 1-like → MANKLKASSRKQRKAISLEMKVAIIKLLDNGERIVDVARAYGMNRSTIATIYKGRDRIMEHVKSAVPMSSTIISKRRGKCIDKMEKLLAMWIEHKQQKYLPLSLKLIQEKARSLFEDVKSKAGEDAADQSFIASHGWFVRFKQRSNLNIQLRGETASADKKAAQEFPTNYSLSEKGIADNEGCTSQQIFNEIGLCWKSETDISGENSGSGVKAAEERFTPTLGGNASGDFELRAPVNSDVNPPDLENVVHSSLQLKIKEEDFEEILDWHPEELSNDDLIALEEMQRQQEQLKETKEPFPLKQFQTKLLAAAFSKVEEALTLLEGQDPNVERFSKVSTGIQDALQCYRFIYDEEKRKTTKTSSGRCYKPRPSTPAAASSAIPSSAPSSSLRPPTSAPSPEQAPIEEDISEEHSTEDFYIEISIDDLSD, encoded by the coding sequence ATGGCTAACAAACTAAAGGCTAGTAGTCGCAAGCAACGCAAGGCAATCTCTTTGGAAATGAAGGTTGCCATTATCAAACTGTTGGACAATGGCGAGAGGATAGTTGATGTGGCACGTGCATACGGTATGAATCGGTCAACGATCGCAACAATTTACAAAGGAAGGGACCGCATAATGGAACATGTGAAGAGTGCTGTGCCAATGTCTTCGACTATTATCTCCAAGAGAAGAGGGAAGTGCATCGATAAGATGGAAAAACTACTAGCCATGTGGATCgaacataaacaacaaaaatacttgCCACTTTCTCTAAAGTTGATTCAGGAAAAGGCTAGAAGCCTTTTCGAAGATGTGAAGTCTAAGGCTGGAGAGGATGCTGCTGACCAGTCTTTTATAGCAAGCCATGGTTGGTTTGTTAGATTCAAGCAACGTTCAAATCTGAATATCCAACTACGGGGTGAGACTGCGAGTGCGGATAAGAAGGCTGCACAAGAATTCCCTACGAATTATTCGTTATCCGAGAAAGGAATCGCTGATAATGAAGGATGCACTTCCCAGCAGATCTTCAACGAAATCGGACTGTGTTGGAAGAGCGAAACCGACATCAGTGGAGAGAACAGTGGGTCAGGGGTCAAGGCAGCTGAGGAGCGATTTACCCCGACGCTTGGCGGAAACGCATCCGGAGACTTCGAGCTGAGGGCTCCAGTGAATAGTGATGTGAACCCACCTGATCTCGAGAACGTGGTCCACAGTTCGTTGCAGCTCAAAATAAAGGAGGAAGATTTTGAGGAGATTCTCGATTGGCACCCGGAGGAGTTGAGCAATGATGACCTGATTGCGTTGGAAGAGATGCAGCGTCAACAGGAGCAGCTTAAGGAGACCAAGGAGCCATTTCCCTTAAAGCAGTTCCAAACCAAGTTGCTCGCAGCTGCTTTCTCGAAGGTTGAAGAAGCATTGACACTTTTGGAGGGCCAAGACCCGAATGTTGAGAGGTTTTCGAAAGTTTCAACAGGCATTCAGGACGCCCTGCAGTGCTATCGGTTCATCTACgatgaggagaagaggaagaccacGAAGACATCCTCGGGCCGCTGCTACAAACCTCGGCCTTCGACCCCAGCCGCTGCATCCTCTGCAATACCTTCATCTGCACCTTCCTCCTCATTGAGGCCTCCTACTTCAGCACCCTCACCTGAACAGGCACCCATAGAAGAAGACATCTCTGAGGAACACTCCACTGAAGACTTCTACATAGAAATCTCCATTGACGATCTGTCCGATTAA
- the katnbl1 gene encoding KATNB1-like protein 1 → MKQVDIISKEDLDKERFQVHYGLHSAVKVKRLSSLKKKKCCPVVEVGLKLHRKTADVGCAHDPGMANKENELTCSDDVRGMHNDKCGLPVNSAEGSKMAGASSKYSDLSELSKDHETMTHVLFGRNLRLKVAQTLWRRNTSEFVAYLIRIQDTGVLLDCLPVLTNDLQTEASCLSLGCCVDLIPQVKAILAAKYEEHITVGLRWIQSVIKKWWPELSKNEKRQRDSRSEDRNIEIIKQRLKDLWKEGTLLCLVPGSTGELAMAIEAYLSKLP, encoded by the exons ATGAAGCAG GTGGATATAATAAGTAAGGAAGATTTAGATAAAGAAAG ATTTCAAGTCCATTACGGATTGCACAGCGCGGTCAAAGTGAAGCGATTGTCGtcattgaagaagaagaagtgctGTCCAGTGGTGGAGGTGGGCTTAAAGCTGCACCGCAAAACAGCAGATGTAGGCTGTGCCCATGACCCCGGCATGGCcaacaaagaaaatgaactGACGTGCTCCGATGATGTTCGGGGCATGCACAATGACAAGTGCGGGCTCCCTGTAAACTCTGCAGAGGGCTCCAAGATGGCAGGGGCCAGCTCCAAGTACAGCGACCTCTCTGAG CTATCAAAGGACCATGAAACAATGACACACGTCCTATTTGGAAGGAATCTACGACTAAAAGTAGCTCAAACACTGTGGAGAAGAAACACAAGTGAATTTGTAGCCTACTTGATAAG AATTCAAGACACAGGGGTGTTGCTCGACTGCTTACCTGTCTTAACTAATGA cCTCCAGACTGAAGCATCATGTTTGTCACTTGGATGCTGCGTCGACCTCATACCCCAAGTAAAAGCGATTCTTGCTGCCAAATATGAAGA ACACATAACGGTGGGTCTGCGTTGGATTCAGTCTGTCATCAAGAAATGGTGGCCAGAACTTTCTAAGAATGAGAAAAGACAGCGGGACAGTCGTTCAGAAGACAG GAATATTGAAATAATCAAGCAGCGGTTGAAGGACTTATGGAAGGAAGGAACCCTATTATGTTTGGTTCCCGGATCTACAGGTGAACTGGCAATG GCTATCGAGGCTTATCTATCTAAACTGCCCTGA